A part of Helicobacter himalayensis genomic DNA contains:
- a CDS encoding ArsB/NhaD family transporter has protein sequence MAFVIFSLVMLGIFTRPFGMPIWLTSTLGALFSLALGSVSLSDVFFVWGMVWNSSLALIGLIIFALALEKLGFFEVLAHFMLKLSTHKQSLQMWKFYLLMGLLASLLATFFANDGAILILTPLVIALLAHLKNVKFSRNPLIIFLLFIGFMSDFASNVFTFSNLTNIITADFFGIKFVDFMLFMALPQLFSILACIVLFWILFMRKLPKTLEFNLNTSHLPKPSITFFCASLIVVLLVGVISGEEFGIPLSVFTLVVASLSVICGISTQKLKFSAILKEAPLSIVVFSLGLFVVVFGLKNIGLVEFLQNGLRHFDTFSPFFGIFSVGIASSLGASVINNLPMVMLGDLALLDSARELIFAHLLGCNIGAKLTPIGSLATLLWLASLKRYGISISFLQYVFVSLLITPFVLCGALLGLHIYTLM, from the coding sequence ATGGCATTTGTAATATTTTCTCTTGTAATGCTTGGGATTTTTACACGCCCATTTGGTATGCCAATTTGGCTTACTAGCACACTTGGCGCGCTTTTTAGTCTAGCTTTAGGAAGTGTGAGCTTAAGTGATGTTTTCTTTGTGTGGGGAATGGTTTGGAATAGCTCTTTAGCACTCATTGGGCTTATCATTTTTGCACTCGCACTTGAGAAACTTGGCTTTTTTGAAGTCTTAGCGCATTTTATGTTAAAACTCTCTACACATAAACAGAGTTTGCAAATGTGGAAATTCTATTTGCTTATGGGCTTACTTGCAAGTCTTTTAGCAACTTTTTTTGCAAACGATGGCGCGATTTTAATCCTAACGCCACTTGTTATCGCGCTTTTAGCACATCTTAAAAATGTGAAATTCTCACGCAATCCATTGATTATTTTTTTGCTATTTATAGGATTTATGAGTGATTTTGCTTCGAATGTATTTACTTTTTCAAATCTTACAAACATCATCACCGCAGATTTTTTTGGGATTAAATTTGTAGATTTTATGCTTTTTATGGCACTTCCACAACTCTTTAGCATTCTAGCTTGCATTGTGCTATTTTGGATTCTATTTATGCGCAAACTCCCAAAAACTTTGGAGTTTAATCTCAACACTAGCCACTTACCAAAGCCTAGTATCACGTTTTTTTGTGCAAGTTTGATAGTGGTGTTGCTTGTTGGTGTTATTAGCGGGGAAGAGTTTGGAATCCCACTTAGCGTTTTTACGCTTGTGGTAGCAAGTTTAAGCGTAATTTGTGGAATCTCAACGCAAAAGCTTAAATTTTCTGCCATTCTAAAAGAAGCTCCTTTGAGTATTGTTGTCTTTAGCTTGGGGTTGTTTGTTGTGGTTTTTGGGCTAAAAAATATAGGCTTAGTGGAGTTTTTGCAAAATGGCTTAAGGCATTTTGATACATTTTCACCATTTTTTGGAATCTTTAGCGTAGGTATTGCTTCAAGTCTTGGAGCAAGTGTAATTAATAATCTGCCAATGGTAATGCTTGGAGATTTGGCACTTTTAGATTCTGCCAGAGAGCTAATTTTTGCGCATTTACTAGGTTGCAATATCGGTGCAAAGCTCACTCCCATAGGCTCTCTAGCGACATTGCTATGGCTTGCAAGTTTGAAGCGATATGGAATCTCTATTAGCTTTTTGCAATATGTATTTGTCTCTTTGCTCATCACGCCTTTTGTGTTATGTGGTGCGCTTTTGGGATTGCATATTTACACTCTTATGTGA